A portion of the uncultured Methanobrevibacter sp. genome contains these proteins:
- a CDS encoding methionine synthase, producing the protein MRSTVVGSFPVEVKGPSSTKDKLLSVFGAHDPFKDAIKSSVISQLDAGVDIISDGQVRGDMVSIFTKYIPGMKIEDGNTVIVSKIVRPVQEISIKDLQYAKKVMKDYYGGNIPEGKGVKGIITGPNTIVHSSRIQFFYKNKEDAIIDLAHSLKHEVNAIAKKVDPVYIQVDEPFLSTGMVDMKTAREAIDILREGLEIPLAMHVCGLLNDSFADIAKFNVDILDFEFAGNNVNLGVLEKNSSLLGNKKVGFGCVDSSVNEVDDINDIENLVTKAIDIVGKDNLILDPDCGLRRAPKDVAFKKLQLMNQIKDKYS; encoded by the coding sequence ATGAGATCAACTGTCGTTGGAAGTTTTCCAGTTGAAGTGAAAGGACCATCTTCAACAAAAGATAAATTATTGAGTGTCTTCGGAGCACATGACCCTTTTAAGGATGCCATCAAAAGCAGTGTTATCTCTCAGCTTGATGCAGGAGTGGATATCATTTCAGACGGTCAGGTAAGAGGGGACATGGTTTCTATTTTTACAAAATATATTCCAGGAATGAAGATTGAAGATGGAAATACTGTAATTGTTTCTAAAATCGTACGTCCGGTTCAGGAAATTTCAATCAAAGATTTGCAATATGCTAAAAAGGTCATGAAAGATTATTATGGTGGAAATATTCCTGAAGGTAAAGGTGTAAAAGGAATAATTACAGGGCCGAATACTATTGTACACTCTTCCAGAATTCAATTTTTCTACAAAAACAAGGAAGATGCAATTATTGATTTGGCTCACAGTTTAAAACATGAGGTAAATGCAATAGCTAAAAAAGTAGACCCGGTTTATATTCAGGTGGATGAACCCTTCCTTTCAACAGGCATGGTTGACATGAAGACTGCCCGTGAAGCCATTGATATTCTTCGTGAAGGATTGGAAATACCATTGGCAATGCATGTTTGCGGTCTTTTAAATGACTCATTTGCAGATATAGCAAAGTTCAATGTGGATATTCTTGATTTTGAATTTGCCGGAAATAATGTTAATCTTGGCGTTTTGGAAAAGAATTCATCACTTCTTGGAAATAAAAAAGTTGGTTTCGGATGTGTTGATTCATCCGTCAATGAAGTCGATGACATTAACGATATTGAAAATCTTGTCACTAAAGCTATTGATATTGTTGGAAAAGACAATTTGATTTTGGATCCTGATTGCGGTTTAAGAAGAGCTCCTAAAGATGTTGCATTTAAAAAGTTGCAGCTTATGAATCAAATTAAGGATAAATACAGCTAA
- a CDS encoding DUF1894 domain-containing protein, translating to MSFCLDTYLQQSDNYEIHASKAGFKDCAMIIRFKADDLVYIKPGDQVLGVRVIGIPPIPIGFNHEKGTVLLPYTKPCHGTSVVELPIDEEEVENIRKLDTGNKK from the coding sequence ATGTCATTTTGTTTAGATACATATCTTCAACAATCAGATAATTATGAAATTCATGCTTCAAAAGCAGGTTTTAAAGATTGTGCAATGATTATCAGATTTAAAGCAGATGATTTGGTTTATATCAAACCTGGAGATCAAGTATTAGGTGTTAGAGTAATTGGCATTCCGCCGATTCCAATAGGTTTTAATCATGAAAAAGGAACCGTACTTTTACCTTATACCAAACCGTGTCACGGAACTTCAGTTGTTGAATTGCCGATTGATGAAGAAGAAGTTGAAAATATTAGAAAATTAGACACGGGTAATAAAAAATGA
- a CDS encoding DUF1890 domain-containing protein, which yields MKALVLLGCPETPSQTPMAVYVFNKLTKMGYDVTIAANPAASKLVKISDPEELYHLNLVDLERLLGEINEGDFDLLVGFVHKDAAASFFVTFDQILQTKSLALVFSRDADEVAEFVNMIEESGSNAKIASVRAFHNPSPIKVKFDKAIKEFE from the coding sequence ATGAAAGCTTTAGTTTTACTTGGATGTCCTGAGACTCCATCACAAACTCCAATGGCTGTTTATGTTTTTAATAAATTAACAAAAATGGGTTATGATGTAACAATTGCAGCTAACCCTGCTGCTTCAAAATTAGTAAAAATATCAGATCCTGAAGAATTGTATCATCTCAATCTCGTAGATTTGGAAAGATTATTGGGTGAAATTAACGAAGGCGACTTTGATTTGCTGGTCGGTTTTGTCCACAAGGATGCGGCAGCATCATTTTTTGTCACATTTGACCAAATACTGCAGACCAAGTCTCTTGCACTGGTCTTTTCAAGAGATGCTGATGAAGTTGCGGAATTTGTTAATATGATTGAAGAAAGCGGAAGCAATGCTAAAATTGCCTCTGTAAGAGCTTTCCATAATCCTTCACCTATTAAAGTTAAATTTGACAAAGCTATTAAGGAGTTTGAATAA
- a CDS encoding DUF354 domain-containing protein, protein MKVWIDISNAPHVRFFKDVIKYLEAEGEDVIVTARQFGDIHKLMEMYDIDFISVGKHGVSLYDKLRESTSRVYNLVDIIHDERVDVALSKHSIELPRISFGLGIPSLYVLDNEHALAANKLTLPLCDRIITPKIIDMWKLMKFGADPNTIISYNGTSELMHFKSFKYNDNVFNDLDLDLKHQKTILMRPEPSLASYLDADCRKSVLSPIVDELKNVANILVLPRFKEQAEIFEGIENVSILKPPVDTSSIIKKCDLVIGAGGTMNREAALLQTPVISCYPGETLSVDQFYINHGLMYRSVDTDEVINKALDYIVNPHEKIDLKTDDLFQVIIDNLYDLAKNGK, encoded by the coding sequence ATGAAAGTTTGGATTGATATTTCTAATGCACCTCACGTAAGGTTTTTCAAGGATGTGATTAAGTATCTTGAAGCTGAAGGTGAGGATGTCATTGTCACAGCAAGACAATTTGGTGATATCCATAAATTGATGGAAATGTATGACATTGACTTCATATCTGTGGGAAAACATGGTGTAAGCTTATACGACAAGTTAAGGGAAAGCACATCCAGGGTTTATAATCTCGTAGATATTATACATGATGAAAGGGTTGATGTCGCCCTTAGCAAGCATTCTATAGAACTTCCTAGAATCTCATTTGGTTTAGGAATTCCTAGTTTGTACGTTTTAGACAACGAACATGCTCTTGCAGCTAATAAATTAACATTGCCCTTATGTGACAGAATTATTACTCCAAAAATCATAGACATGTGGAAACTTATGAAATTTGGAGCAGATCCGAATACAATTATTTCATATAATGGAACCTCAGAACTGATGCACTTTAAAAGTTTTAAATATAATGATAATGTTTTCAATGATTTGGATTTGGATTTAAAACATCAAAAAACAATTTTAATGAGACCTGAACCGTCTCTTGCATCCTACTTGGATGCAGATTGTAGAAAATCTGTTTTATCTCCTATTGTGGATGAATTAAAAAATGTTGCAAACATTCTGGTTCTTCCAAGATTCAAGGAACAAGCAGAAATTTTTGAAGGCATTGAAAATGTTTCAATCTTAAAGCCTCCGGTTGATACCTCAAGTATAATTAAAAAATGTGATTTGGTTATTGGTGCCGGTGGAACAATGAACAGGGAAGCGGCATTACTGCAAACTCCTGTCATTTCATGTTATCCTGGTGAAACATTATCTGTAGACCAGTTTTATATTAATCATGGTCTTATGTACAGGTCAGTTGATACTGATGAGGTTATAAATAAGGCACTTGACTATATTGTAAATCCTCATGAAAAAATTGACTTGAAAACTGATGATTTGTTCCAGGTCATAATTGATAATTTATATGATTTGGCCAAAAATGGTAAATAG
- the hypB gene encoding hydrogenase nickel incorporation protein HypB, translated as MHMITDVEMEKNIMDANKKLADKNLKNLEEKDIFCVDFVGAIGSGKTTLVEEIIDNTDYKIGVLAGDVISKFDAGRIEKHDVPVVGLNTGKECHLDAHLVGHGLEDLPLDDLDMVIIENVGNLICPVDFELGSHLRIVVVSVTEGDDTVEKHPIIFQTSDVVVINKVDLADAVGADADKMVADAQRLNPNVKVIKSSLKQGTGLDEIIKVIEDAMNN; from the coding sequence ATGCATATGATTACAGATGTGGAAATGGAAAAAAACATTATGGATGCTAATAAGAAATTAGCTGATAAAAACTTAAAAAACCTGGAAGAAAAGGATATTTTTTGTGTTGATTTTGTAGGAGCAATTGGTTCCGGTAAAACAACTCTTGTAGAAGAAATAATTGACAATACTGATTATAAAATTGGAGTTCTTGCAGGAGATGTAATCTCTAAATTTGATGCAGGACGTATTGAAAAGCATGATGTTCCTGTTGTTGGATTAAATACAGGCAAAGAGTGCCACTTGGATGCTCATTTGGTGGGCCATGGTCTTGAAGACTTGCCGCTGGATGATTTGGATATGGTAATAATTGAAAATGTTGGTAATCTGATTTGTCCTGTGGACTTTGAACTTGGTTCTCATTTAAGAATCGTGGTTGTTAGTGTTACAGAAGGTGATGACACTGTAGAAAAACACCCTATTATTTTCCAGACCTCCGATGTAGTCGTTATTAATAAAGTTGATTTGGCTGATGCAGTCGGTGCAGATGCAGATAAGATGGTTGCAGATGCTCAAAGATTAAATCCTAATGTTAAAGTTATTAAATCCAGTTTAAAACAAGGTACTGGATTGGATGAAATTATTAAGGTTATTGAAGATGCAATGAATAACTAA
- the hypA gene encoding hydrogenase maturation nickel metallochaperone HypA, producing the protein MHELSMAQGIINAVLETAEANNATEVNEVSIEVGRLAMINPEQLQFILGVLIENTIIEDAKINFEEIPAEIECGDCNFHGVAVLDDSDHYAPLVKCPECGSLKVETLNGKDIVVKNIVIEKPDDI; encoded by the coding sequence ATGCACGAATTATCTATGGCTCAGGGTATTATTAATGCAGTTCTGGAAACTGCTGAGGCAAATAATGCTACTGAAGTTAATGAAGTTAGTATTGAAGTTGGCAGGCTTGCAATGATAAATCCTGAACAGTTACAATTCATTTTAGGAGTATTGATTGAAAATACTATAATTGAAGATGCAAAAATCAATTTTGAAGAAATTCCTGCAGAAATTGAATGCGGAGATTGTAATTTCCATGGTGTAGCTGTTTTGGATGATAGTGATCATTATGCTCCGCTTGTCAAGTGCCCGGAGTGCGGCAGCCTTAAAGTTGAAACTTTAAATGGAAAAGATATTGTCGTTAAAAATATTGTTATTGAAAAACCTGATGATATTTAG
- a CDS encoding aldo/keto reductase, giving the protein MSYKSKFGFGCMRLPLTDENNPTSVDQELFEKMVDTYMEHGFNYFDTSYAYHGGVSETAIRKALVERYPRESFQICDKMPTWALTCEEDNDKFVNEMLERLGIEYFDVFFIHNINTPWFKLAENANSFEYVKKMKENGTAKKIGFSFHDTSELLEKVLDKYADILDVVQLQLNYLDWEDPVIESRKCYELCVKHGLDVYVMEPLKGGVIVNAPDEIKNDFKNFDPDRSIANFAFRFAASLDNVKIVLSGMTKMEDMLDNINTFENFEVLNDKEYAFLEKMAEKLDESVAVQCSECGYCVDECPEMIPIPEYFSLFNISKNRPDENIYKLYFDKLADEKVPADNCTYCGTCLDYCTQKIDIPEELEKVCENFENGFSPYEEFG; this is encoded by the coding sequence ATGAGTTATAAATCAAAATTCGGTTTTGGATGCATGAGACTTCCTCTAACCGATGAAAACAATCCCACATCAGTTGACCAGGAATTATTTGAAAAGATGGTCGATACATACATGGAACATGGCTTCAACTACTTTGATACATCTTACGCCTACCATGGAGGAGTCAGTGAAACCGCCATTAGAAAGGCACTGGTTGAACGATATCCAAGGGAATCCTTTCAAATCTGCGATAAAATGCCTACATGGGCACTGACCTGTGAAGAGGACAATGACAAATTTGTAAATGAAATGCTTGAAAGACTTGGAATTGAATATTTTGATGTATTTTTTATACATAACATTAATACTCCATGGTTTAAGCTGGCTGAAAACGCAAATAGTTTTGAGTATGTCAAAAAGATGAAAGAAAACGGCACAGCTAAAAAAATAGGTTTCAGTTTCCATGATACATCAGAACTGCTTGAAAAAGTCCTGGACAAATATGCTGACATCCTTGATGTTGTTCAACTACAGTTAAATTACCTTGACTGGGAAGATCCTGTAATTGAATCCAGAAAATGTTATGAACTGTGTGTAAAACATGGTCTTGACGTTTATGTTATGGAACCTCTGAAAGGAGGAGTTATAGTCAATGCTCCTGATGAAATTAAAAATGATTTTAAGAATTTCGACCCGGACAGGTCAATAGCTAATTTCGCCTTTAGATTTGCGGCATCCCTTGACAATGTCAAGATTGTCTTAAGCGGAATGACTAAAATGGAAGATATGCTTGATAACATCAACACATTTGAGAACTTTGAAGTCTTAAATGATAAAGAATATGCATTTCTGGAAAAAATGGCTGAAAAATTAGATGAATCCGTTGCAGTGCAGTGCAGCGAATGCGGATACTGCGTTGATGAATGTCCTGAAATGATTCCAATTCCCGAATATTTCAGCCTGTTTAATATAAGCAAAAACAGACCTGACGAGAACATTTACAAACTGTATTTTGATAAATTGGCTGATGAAAAGGTTCCTGCGGATAATTGTACTTATTGTGGAACCTGTCTGGACTACTGTACACAAAAAATCGATATTCCCGAAGAACTTGAAAAAGTTTGTGAAAACTTTGAAAATGGTTTCAGCCCTTATGAGGAGTTTGGTTAA
- a CDS encoding DEAD/DEAH box helicase, translating to MSEPNNIDMFKNDVRYRDNIAHVETLPAKKASFKKVDNLNEKIIKYLDSKDVKLYTHQAQAYEAIKNDENVIITTPTASGKTLAFNLPIMETMIEDSEATALYIYPAKALSNDQLHVLENLERELDIKINPRTYDGDTPRDEKRGIREKSRIVLTNPYQLHLILSWHHQWSRFYKNLKYIVIDESHYYKGVFGSNVAFLIKRLKRIANFYGSYPQFILSSATLANPLELANRLTGEEFVLVDKDASPSGEKDFILYNPFRNYRRNRVNMQNAPSVHMETESIFMYMMLKGIQTLCFTVSRKTTELIAMWAKKDMTQIKGKLAHRIAAYRAGYQAHERREIEEGLKSGKYLGVTCTNALELGINIGSLDAVIISGYPGTMISTWQQSGRAGRSNQKSLAILIAFENQLDQYFMNNPTFFFDKPHENAIIDLSNPILQEAHILCAAKELPIKSGEVYKYFNINEDILDDLVLKKDLHKNIRGDYMYPYDDNPALDHSLDQISGQEFKVMNNGRLLESMERSQVYREAHEGAILINKGDTYVVNSVNLKSGFVNVSQKTVDYHTMVLNKTEINIEKKLSKTKYGNLTIHFGELTVREDYYKYKKMQFSKAIGTYPLDLPPLKFKTKGLWFTIPKQVSDTLEDMFPNEEEVFAGGLHGAEHALIGLFPLHTMCDRFDIGGLSTNYHEDTQEATIFIYDGYEGGIGICEKAVDVFVDLLKSTIDLLENCNCKRGCPACIYSPKCGNDNKPLHKNATKYILSYMCELISKKKEESHEIIEEEVDKNDGDDVNVMFNEAWELYNAGDYSASKDILNNIISIDKYHVDSLALMAQILYNQEQNDIAAYFVKKALNLDKSNEMANELDVLLSNKSHETVPDVKVDNLDDVDVMYEEAYDMYYQGDLSTASEILEKILDFDDRNADALALMGLVYYQLGIFPKAVEYYKKASKINKNGEMVKELKMRVA from the coding sequence ATGTCTGAGCCTAACAATATTGATATGTTTAAAAATGATGTGCGTTATCGTGATAATATTGCACATGTTGAGACATTACCGGCAAAAAAAGCTAGTTTTAAAAAAGTTGACAATTTGAATGAAAAAATCATAAAATATTTGGATTCAAAGGATGTTAAGCTTTATACTCATCAGGCTCAGGCTTATGAAGCGATTAAAAATGATGAAAATGTCATAATCACCACGCCAACTGCATCCGGTAAAACTCTGGCTTTCAATCTTCCTATTATGGAGACAATGATTGAAGACAGTGAAGCTACAGCCCTTTACATTTATCCGGCAAAGGCCCTTTCAAATGACCAGCTGCATGTTCTGGAAAATCTTGAAAGGGAACTTGATATTAAAATCAATCCCCGCACATATGACGGAGATACTCCAAGGGATGAAAAAAGAGGAATCAGGGAAAAATCAAGGATAGTTTTAACCAATCCGTATCAGTTGCATCTTATTTTGTCATGGCACCATCAGTGGAGCCGATTCTACAAAAATTTAAAGTATATTGTAATCGATGAATCACATTACTATAAAGGAGTATTCGGTTCAAATGTGGCATTCCTGATTAAAAGGCTTAAGAGGATTGCCAATTTTTACGGGTCTTATCCTCAATTCATATTGTCTTCTGCAACTCTTGCAAATCCGTTGGAACTTGCAAATAGGCTGACAGGTGAAGAATTTGTTTTGGTCGATAAGGATGCATCTCCAAGCGGTGAAAAGGATTTCATTTTATATAATCCGTTTAGAAATTACAGAAGAAATAGGGTCAACATGCAAAATGCACCTTCCGTACATATGGAAACTGAAAGCATTTTCATGTACATGATGCTTAAGGGAATTCAGACATTATGTTTTACAGTTTCAAGAAAAACAACTGAACTTATAGCTATGTGGGCCAAAAAGGACATGACCCAGATTAAAGGAAAACTGGCTCATAGGATTGCAGCTTATCGTGCAGGATATCAGGCTCATGAACGTCGTGAAATTGAAGAAGGGCTTAAAAGCGGAAAATATCTTGGAGTAACATGTACAAATGCCCTTGAATTGGGTATAAATATAGGTTCTCTTGATGCGGTTATCATTTCAGGATATCCTGGAACCATGATTTCCACATGGCAGCAATCAGGAAGGGCAGGCAGAAGCAATCAGAAATCCCTCGCAATTCTAATTGCTTTTGAAAATCAGCTTGACCAGTATTTTATGAATAATCCGACATTTTTCTTTGACAAGCCTCATGAAAATGCAATCATTGACCTTAGCAATCCGATTCTGCAGGAGGCACATATTCTGTGTGCCGCCAAGGAATTGCCAATAAAGAGCGGTGAGGTCTACAAGTACTTTAACATTAACGAGGATATTTTGGATGACTTGGTCTTAAAAAAGGATTTGCATAAAAATATCCGCGGGGATTATATGTATCCTTATGATGACAATCCTGCACTTGACCATTCTCTTGACCAGATTTCCGGTCAGGAATTCAAGGTAATGAATAACGGCAGGCTTTTGGAATCAATGGAAAGGTCCCAGGTATACAGAGAAGCTCATGAAGGCGCTATTCTAATTAACAAGGGAGACACCTATGTTGTAAACAGTGTCAATCTCAAAAGCGGTTTTGTCAATGTCAGCCAGAAGACTGTTGACTACCATACAATGGTTTTAAACAAAACCGAGATTAACATTGAAAAGAAATTGTCAAAAACAAAATACGGCAATCTTACCATTCATTTCGGTGAGCTGACTGTCCGTGAGGATTATTATAAATATAAGAAAATGCAGTTTTCAAAAGCAATCGGAACATATCCTCTTGACTTGCCTCCTTTGAAATTCAAAACAAAGGGATTATGGTTCACAATACCTAAACAGGTCAGCGATACTCTTGAAGACATGTTTCCAAATGAGGAGGAAGTATTTGCAGGCGGTCTTCATGGTGCAGAACATGCTTTAATTGGGCTGTTTCCGCTTCATACTATGTGTGACAGATTTGACATTGGAGGTCTTTCAACAAACTATCATGAAGACACTCAGGAAGCGACAATTTTTATTTATGACGGTTATGAAGGAGGAATTGGAATATGTGAAAAGGCAGTTGATGTATTTGTCGATCTGCTTAAGTCAACAATTGACCTTCTTGAAAACTGTAACTGCAAAAGGGGATGTCCGGCATGTATCTATTCTCCAAAATGCGGAAATGATAACAAGCCTCTTCACAAAAATGCAACAAAATATATTCTCAGCTACATGTGTGAACTAATTTCTAAAAAGAAAGAGGAGTCTCATGAAATAATTGAAGAAGAGGTTGACAAAAATGATGGTGATGATGTCAATGTAATGTTTAATGAAGCCTGGGAATTATATAATGCAGGAGATTATTCTGCATCCAAAGACATCCTGAATAATATTATCTCCATTGACAAATATCATGTTGATTCACTGGCTCTGATGGCTCAAATATTATACAATCAGGAACAAAATGATATAGCTGCTTATTTTGTTAAAAAAGCGCTTAACTTGGATAAATCCAATGAAATGGCCAATGAACTTGATGTGCTCCTTTCAAATAAATCTCATGAAACCGTTCCCGATGTTAAAGTGGACAATCTGGATGATGTTGATGTTATGTATGAAGAGGCATATGACATGTATTATCAGGGAGATTTAAGCACAGCCTCTGAAATTCTTGAAAAAATCCTTGACTTTGATGATAGAAATGCAGATGCATTGGCATTAATGGGGCTGGTTTATTATCAGTTAGGAATATTTCCAAAAGCAGTGGAATATTATAAAAAGGCTTCAAAAATAAATAAAAATGGTGAAATGGTTAAAGAGTTGAAAATGAGAGTTGCTTAA
- a CDS encoding DEAD/DEAH box helicase, producing the protein MISYEEFEDIIVNTLKRDISSNQDQKKAINSDSNKSLFIVAGPGSGKTTVMVLKILKYIFVDDIDPSEILATTFTKKAAAELSSRILGWGDEIKNHLTSGLDESDFGDIEKIMKIERIDFNQIYVGTTDSVAEELLRDFRQPGETHPVVIEDFVANSAMIKILIEDEKYLDKDLVEYLKKLSGRGKLSEPSKMSEILIEIKNRIYYDKIDFEELYNQSKSENGFRLALDCIKEYKEVLKKRHTIDFAMLEANFLEKLKNNELEDFLDEIKIVLIDEYQDTNLIQEDIYFTIAKSAIENDGNITVVGDDDQSLYRFRGATVDLFTDYKKRVKDALGLDVEEINLRTNYRSSENIIEHCNRFAELDGEYQHARVKNKPKIIAPDFERDKMPVLGMFRNNVEMLANDLAKLINNLVNKGETEQKVLKVLNEDYYRKMNGNINIAQLHQQRQKNIQEGKKMEKIKLQLDTEHGSASDIAILSYSPKERQYSARSFLHHLRKNLKNLKKPIEMFNPRGIDLQDVEIVAIFCGLILECIDPEGTIQKLDKTIPNLAKRNMIRWRVKAKEYIKLNPEPREPISLDTFVTRWQIRRPYPETDQNGNDNMWPKTASLMELAYKLTTWIEDLQDDVEGIVYLEAITKSITQTGFFNEYHSNISFRSPKDERDSVLEAIWNIFIPLSTGGISIDESHLETLPEDRVNVLSIHQSKGLEFPLVIVDVGSRFKTNDIKTQRLRFPKSIKDETTIEDTIRQYSSLGESERSEKDRSFDDLTRLYFVAFSRAESVLLLVGLSSAVEGYTKKNQHFNIPNIALGWSRDEKYVGFKEIYLI; encoded by the coding sequence ATGATTTCATATGAAGAATTTGAAGACATTATTGTTAACACGCTTAAAAGAGACATATCTTCAAATCAAGATCAAAAAAAGGCAATAAATTCCGACAGCAACAAATCCCTTTTTATAGTTGCAGGGCCAGGTTCAGGTAAAACAACTGTTATGGTTCTTAAAATATTGAAATATATCTTTGTTGACGATATTGACCCCAGTGAGATTCTGGCTACAACATTTACAAAAAAAGCAGCTGCAGAACTTAGCTCCAGAATACTCGGATGGGGAGATGAAATAAAAAATCACCTCACAAGCGGGCTTGATGAAAGTGATTTCGGGGATATCGAAAAGATAATGAAAATCGAAAGAATAGATTTCAACCAGATTTATGTCGGTACCACAGACAGTGTTGCTGAAGAGCTATTGCGAGACTTCAGACAGCCCGGAGAAACCCATCCTGTTGTGATTGAGGATTTTGTTGCAAACTCAGCAATGATTAAAATACTTATTGAAGATGAAAAATATCTTGACAAGGACCTTGTTGAATACCTCAAGAAACTGAGTGGAAGAGGAAAACTATCAGAACCTTCAAAGATGAGTGAAATTCTCATAGAAATAAAAAATAGAATTTACTATGACAAGATAGATTTTGAAGAGCTCTACAATCAAAGCAAAAGTGAAAACGGATTCAGACTTGCGCTTGACTGTATAAAAGAATATAAAGAAGTCCTGAAAAAAAGACATACCATCGATTTTGCAATGCTTGAAGCCAATTTTTTAGAAAAACTCAAAAACAACGAGCTTGAAGACTTTTTGGATGAAATTAAAATCGTCTTAATTGACGAATATCAGGACACAAACCTGATTCAGGAAGACATCTACTTTACTATAGCAAAATCCGCCATTGAAAATGACGGAAATATCACAGTTGTAGGTGATGACGACCAGTCATTATACCGGTTCAGAGGAGCAACCGTTGATTTATTTACTGATTATAAAAAAAGAGTCAAGGATGCATTGGGCCTTGATGTGGAAGAAATTAACCTCAGGACAAATTACCGGTCAAGTGAAAACATTATTGAACACTGCAACAGGTTTGCAGAACTTGACGGAGAATACCAGCATGCAAGAGTTAAAAACAAACCCAAAATTATTGCTCCTGATTTTGAAAGGGATAAAATGCCAGTTCTTGGAATGTTTAGAAACAATGTTGAAATGCTTGCAAATGACCTGGCAAAACTTATAAACAATCTGGTAAACAAAGGTGAAACAGAACAGAAAGTGCTGAAGGTTTTAAATGAGGATTACTACCGGAAAATGAACGGCAACATTAACATAGCACAGCTGCATCAGCAGAGACAGAAAAACATTCAGGAAGGAAAAAAGATGGAAAAAATCAAGCTTCAGCTGGACACAGAACACGGTTCGGCTTCCGATATTGCAATACTGTCATACTCACCTAAAGAAAGACAGTACAGTGCAAGGTCCTTTCTCCATCATTTGAGGAAAAACCTGAAAAACCTAAAAAAACCTATTGAAATGTTCAATCCCCGTGGAATTGACCTTCAGGATGTTGAAATAGTTGCCATATTCTGCGGATTGATTCTGGAGTGTATAGACCCTGAAGGAACAATACAAAAACTGGATAAAACCATTCCAAATCTGGCAAAAAGAAACATGATAAGATGGAGAGTAAAGGCAAAAGAATACATTAAATTAAACCCTGAACCAAGAGAGCCTATCTCATTGGATACTTTTGTAACACGCTGGCAGATTAGAAGACCATATCCTGAAACCGACCAGAACGGAAACGATAACATGTGGCCGAAAACCGCAAGCCTGATGGAGCTTGCATATAAACTGACAACATGGATAGAGGATCTGCAGGACGATGTTGAAGGAATCGTATACCTTGAGGCCATTACAAAATCCATTACACAGACCGGATTTTTCAACGAATACCATTCAAACATATCATTCAGATCTCCAAAAGACGAAAGGGATTCTGTGCTAGAGGCAATCTGGAATATATTCATACCACTTTCAACAGGAGGAATCAGCATTGATGAATCACACCTCGAAACACTGCCTGAAGACAGAGTAAACGTCTTATCCATCCACCAGTCTAAAGGATTGGAATTTCCATTGGTTATTGTGGATGTAGGTTCCAGATTCAAGACTAATGATATTAAAACTCAAAGACTGAGATTTCCAAAGTCCATTAAGGATGAAACAACAATTGAAGATACAATCAGACAATACAGCTCTTTAGGTGAAAGCGAACGAAGCGAAAAAGACCGTTCATTTGACGATTTGACACGTCTTTATTTTGTTGCATTTTCAAGAGCGGAAAGCGTCTTGCTTTTGGTTGGCCTCAGTTCTGCCGTTGAAGGATATACCAAGAAAAATCAGCACTTCAACATACCGAACATCGCCCTTGGCTGGAGCAGAGATGAAAAATATGTCGGATTTAAAGAAATATATTTAATTTAG